One Candidatus Paceibacterota bacterium genomic window carries:
- a CDS encoding type II toxin-antitoxin system PemK/MazF family toxin, with protein MEKDFDNWNNLKKLIHKKEVNDEFNFHPGDVWWTTLGINIGKEINGKNETFERPVLILKVINKHTLYVLPLTSKDHFTDKYHRKIDYEDGGCGVVVFSQIRVISSNRLLRKLSKIDRKKLEEIKNLFVLLFR; from the coding sequence ATGGAAAAAGATTTTGACAACTGGAATAATTTAAAAAAATTAATACACAAAAAGGAAGTTAATGATGAGTTTAATTTTCACCCAGGAGACGTTTGGTGGACTACGCTCGGAATAAATATCGGTAAGGAAATAAATGGGAAAAATGAAACCTTTGAAAGACCAGTACTAATTTTGAAAGTGATTAATAAACATACCTTGTATGTATTACCTTTAACAAGTAAAGATCATTTTACTGATAAATATCATCGTAAGATTGATTACGAAGATGGAGGATGCGGTGTTGTTGTTTTTTCACAAATAAGGGTTATTAGTTCAAATAGATTGCTGCGAAAATTAAGTAAAATAGATAGAAAAAAATTGGAAGAAATTAAAAATCTTTTTGTGTTATTATTTCGTTGA
- the map gene encoding type I methionyl aminopeptidase, protein MSIIIKTPAEIEIIREGGKHLAIVLYKVKEIVKPGISTKDLDLYAEKLIREFGDTPAFLNYQPDGASSPYPASLCISVNDEVVHGIPKKNRILKEGDIVSLDLGLKHKGLFTDMAITVPVGKVNADNQKLIEITKQTLQVGIDAARGGNTTGDIGYAIESFINSQKYHKYGIVEVLAGHGVGRAVHEDPYIPNFGKRGKGEKLIPGMVVALEPMINLGTKNVTIDGDDWTFRTADRKNSAHFEHTILITEGEAEILTKI, encoded by the coding sequence ATGTCAATAATCATTAAAACACCAGCAGAAATAGAAATAATACGCGAAGGGGGGAAGCATTTGGCGATCGTGCTTTATAAAGTGAAAGAAATTGTTAAGCCGGGAATTTCTACGAAGGATTTAGATTTATATGCAGAGAAATTAATCCGCGAGTTCGGCGACACTCCTGCCTTTTTAAACTATCAGCCAGACGGGGCGAGTTCGCCTTATCCTGCGTCTCTTTGTATTTCAGTGAATGATGAAGTAGTGCATGGAATTCCAAAGAAAAATAGAATTTTAAAAGAAGGCGATATTGTGTCATTAGACCTTGGCCTCAAACATAAAGGTCTTTTCACGGATATGGCCATTACTGTGCCTGTAGGCAAAGTGAATGCGGATAATCAGAAACTTATAGAAATCACAAAGCAGACTTTGCAGGTGGGCATTGATGCAGCGCGGGGAGGAAATACGACAGGGGATATTGGGTATGCGATAGAGAGTTTTATTAATTCGCAAAAATACCATAAGTATGGCATTGTGGAAGTTTTGGCTGGGCATGGTGTCGGGCGAGCAGTTCACGAAGATCCTTATATCCCGAATTTTGGAAAAAGAGGCAAAGGGGAAAAATTAATTCCGGGGATGGTGGTGGCCTTAGAGCCGATGATAAATCTTGGTACCAAGAATGTAACGATAGATGGGGATGATTGGACTTTTCGCACTGCTGACAGAAAAAACAGCGCGCATTTTGAACATACGATTTTGATTACTGAAGGGGAGGCAGAAATTTTGACTAAAATTTAA
- a CDS encoding type IV secretion system DNA-binding domain-containing protein, translating to MNPSFFREMPKFKSPDEELDYLRAHVKAREEELINTGHIEHATENAAHGVISEYKNIPAEQLIHKNNLINEKEAEGIVLKLKPESHDSVMEELLGIVITKGVRNALSVVEMMNNPHVDDDFHRILIQYLKTGVAKLDLREDSPIYKALHMTLFEITLPPPEEEADKSKSFKEFIGAMEQFYAGMQSIGEGKYNEKENYFTLEIALGNQSDEVVVYAAIPNKYLSLFEKQILAFYHYAKIKEVADDYNIFSENGGSVGAYASFTERAVMPIKTYDNIEHDPMNPILNVFSKLQTSGEGAAIQLVIAPAGDKFINEFHKILDDVKDGTSVKHADDNFYKFNKAFLKAGKGLMFGHKEKSEDEKKEKYMKGRRAVDEGAAEKIGNKIKSTIMKANIRVIASGGTPERAEAILREIESSFNQFSEAASNSFVFEQARGGELKKLFHDFSYRTFSADKILPLNLKELASVFHFPVGMGSQPQLREAKAGIAPAPIEMGQEGVILGVNSYRGKDTEIHLAREDRMRHFYVIGQTGTGKTNIMLNMITQDIKNGDGCCYIDPHGTDIQTILSRIPKERIEDVVYFDPAYTARPMGLNMLEYDPKYPEQKTFVVNEMMGIFNKLFDMKVGGGAMFEQYFRNSAFLVMEDPESGSTLLEITRVLGDKSFRDMKLAKCKNPIIKQFWISAEQTTGDQSLANFVPYISSKFDNFISNDIMRPVVLQQNSVFNFRKIMDEKKILLVNLSKGRLGDINANLIGLVLVGKIQMAALSRVDMFGKPMNDFYLYIDEFQNVTTDSIASILSEARKYRLSLNIAHQYITQLEENIKNAVFGNVGSMAVFRVGTEDATFLEPKFKPQFSARDITKLENRNAYISMLVNGQPTKPFNLKTLDAKKGNPDIVDNLKELSYLKFGRDREEVEAEIMARYSGME from the coding sequence ATGAATCCCTCATTCTTTAGAGAGATGCCGAAGTTTAAAAGTCCTGACGAGGAGCTGGATTATTTGCGTGCTCATGTGAAAGCCAGAGAGGAAGAGCTTATAAACACAGGGCATATAGAACATGCTACAGAGAATGCTGCCCATGGCGTAATCAGTGAATATAAAAATATACCAGCCGAACAATTAATTCATAAAAATAATCTAATAAATGAAAAAGAGGCGGAAGGTATCGTGTTAAAACTAAAGCCGGAATCTCATGATAGCGTGATGGAAGAACTTTTGGGAATTGTTATTACTAAAGGAGTTCGCAATGCCCTTTCTGTGGTGGAAATGATGAACAATCCACACGTGGATGATGATTTTCACAGAATTCTTATTCAGTATCTAAAAACTGGGGTGGCAAAATTAGATTTGCGAGAAGATTCTCCTATTTATAAGGCTCTCCATATGACCCTTTTCGAAATTACTCTTCCGCCACCAGAGGAAGAAGCAGACAAATCGAAAAGTTTTAAAGAATTTATCGGCGCCATGGAACAATTTTACGCTGGAATGCAATCCATCGGAGAAGGCAAATATAATGAAAAAGAAAACTATTTTACTTTGGAGATAGCCCTCGGCAATCAAAGCGATGAAGTCGTCGTCTATGCAGCTATTCCCAATAAATATCTTTCGCTTTTTGAAAAACAAATTTTGGCTTTTTATCACTATGCAAAAATCAAAGAAGTCGCGGATGATTACAATATTTTCAGCGAGAACGGCGGGTCAGTTGGCGCTTATGCGAGTTTTACCGAGCGCGCAGTGATGCCGATCAAAACTTATGACAATATTGAGCATGATCCTATGAATCCGATCTTGAATGTTTTTTCTAAATTGCAAACATCAGGAGAAGGCGCGGCGATTCAGCTCGTGATAGCGCCAGCCGGAGATAAATTCATAAATGAATTTCACAAAATTTTAGATGATGTTAAAGACGGTACTTCGGTAAAACATGCAGATGATAATTTTTACAAATTCAATAAAGCTTTTTTAAAAGCAGGCAAAGGCTTAATGTTCGGTCATAAAGAAAAAAGCGAAGACGAGAAAAAAGAAAAATATATGAAAGGCAGGCGCGCGGTAGATGAGGGTGCTGCTGAAAAGATAGGAAACAAGATAAAAAGCACTATCATGAAAGCGAATATTCGAGTGATCGCTTCGGGAGGGACGCCGGAGCGCGCAGAGGCAATTTTACGGGAAATAGAATCTTCTTTTAATCAGTTTTCCGAAGCAGCCAGCAACTCTTTTGTTTTTGAACAAGCAAGAGGAGGCGAATTAAAAAAACTTTTCCATGATTTTTCTTATCGTACATTTTCTGCCGATAAAATATTGCCTTTGAATTTAAAAGAGCTTGCTTCAGTATTTCATTTCCCAGTCGGAATGGGGAGCCAGCCACAATTAAGAGAAGCCAAAGCAGGCATTGCTCCTGCTCCGATAGAAATGGGCCAAGAGGGAGTAATTCTTGGGGTAAACAGTTATAGAGGCAAAGATACCGAAATTCACCTTGCGCGCGAAGATCGCATGCGGCATTTTTATGTCATCGGCCAGACTGGTACTGGTAAGACGAACATTATGCTCAATATGATAACGCAGGACATTAAAAATGGAGATGGGTGTTGCTATATTGATCCGCATGGAACCGATATTCAAACGATCCTTTCTCGAATACCAAAAGAACGCATTGAAGATGTGGTTTATTTTGATCCAGCTTATACTGCGCGACCAATGGGCCTCAATATGCTCGAATATGATCCGAAATATCCGGAGCAGAAAACTTTTGTGGTGAATGAAATGATGGGAATCTTCAACAAGCTTTTCGATATGAAAGTCGGAGGCGGAGCGATGTTTGAGCAATATTTTAGGAATAGCGCCTTTTTAGTGATGGAAGATCCGGAGTCTGGTTCAACTTTGCTTGAGATTACCCGTGTCTTGGGTGATAAAAGTTTTCGTGATATGAAGCTCGCTAAATGCAAGAATCCTATCATCAAACAATTTTGGATTTCAGCAGAACAAACGACGGGGGATCAATCGCTCGCGAACTTTGTGCCTTACATTTCTTCTAAGTTCGACAACTTTATCAGCAATGACATCATGCGTCCAGTAGTGCTTCAACAAAATTCTGTTTTTAATTTCAGGAAAATTATGGATGAGAAGAAAATTCTTCTAGTAAATCTTTCTAAGGGTAGACTGGGAGATATTAATGCGAACTTAATTGGTCTGGTGCTCGTCGGTAAGATTCAAATGGCAGCGCTTTCTCGCGTGGATATGTTTGGCAAACCTATGAATGATTTTTATTTATATATTGATGAGTTCCAAAATGTTACCACGGATTCCATTGCTTCTATCTTATCCGAAGCTCGAAAATATAGACTGTCTTTAAATATTGCGCACCAGTATATCACTCAGCTTGAAGAAAATATTAAAAATGCTGTTTTTGGCAACGTCGGATCCATGGCAGTATTTCGAGTGGGCACCGAAGACGCCACTTTTTTAGAGCCGAAATTTAAGCCTCAATTTTCTGCTCGAGATATTACCAAGCTTGAGAATCGAAATGCTTATATAAGTATGCTAGTAAATGGCCAACCAACAAAGCCATTTAATTTAAAAACTTTAGATGCAAAAAAAGGCAATCCAGATATTGTAGATAATTTAAAAGAACTTTCCTATCTAAAATTTGGCCGAGACCGAGAAGAAGTAGAGGCGGAAATCATGGCAAGGTATTCGGGGATGGAGTAA
- a CDS encoding nucleoside-diphosphate kinase codes for MTNTQERTLVIFKPDAVQRGLVGEILSRFEKAGFKIVGMKMLRPDQKHYFHHYETIGKMISRHNQKIFDITVEMMSEGPVIATVLEGVEAVSFIRKMVGPTESKSALPGTIRGDYSHMSFAHADKEDVGLPNLLHASGDTEEAKLEIAHWFSDNELFDYETVHEKFTQTQKHHSRK; via the coding sequence ATGACAAACACACAAGAAAGAACATTGGTTATTTTTAAGCCTGATGCAGTGCAGAGAGGGCTAGTAGGGGAAATATTGTCTCGTTTTGAAAAAGCCGGATTTAAAATTGTCGGTATGAAAATGCTGAGACCGGATCAAAAACATTATTTTCATCACTATGAAACTATAGGCAAAATGATTTCTCGCCATAATCAAAAGATTTTTGATATAACAGTTGAAATGATGAGTGAAGGTCCTGTCATAGCTACCGTGTTAGAGGGAGTAGAAGCAGTTTCTTTTATAAGAAAAATGGTTGGTCCTACAGAATCAAAGAGCGCTTTACCTGGTACTATCCGAGGGGATTATTCTCATATGAGTTTTGCTCATGCTGACAAAGAGGATGTTGGGTTGCCAAACTTACTACACGCTTCTGGTGATACAGAAGAAGCAAAGTTAGAAATTGCGCATTGGTTCTCCGATAATGAACTTTTTGATTACGAAACAGTACACGAAAAGTTTACTCAAACCCAAAAACATCATTCAAGAAAATAA
- a CDS encoding MBL fold metallo-hydrolase encodes MKKTAKITFCGGVGTVTGANFLLEIDGKKILVDCGLTQGDKMDDAINWEPFIYDPKEIDILFVTHGHIDHLGRIPKLINDGFHGKIYSTEPTKGLALPMLEDTAGILSNYTALGLDKIYTAENIKSALSLWQGFTYHETIKITDNLEVVMLNAGHILGSAMIEFLYNGKKILFTGDLGNSPSPILPDTEKVTDADYLIIESVYGDRNHESREDRKRFLEEAIEDNYKRKGTLIIPTFSLERSQELLFELDDLVTNNRIPMMPIFLDSPLAIRLTEVFKKYKSYFNENAQKVIHPGRHLFDFPGLHDTLQSKESQMIRNVPNPKIVIAGSGMSTGGRIVHHERHYLPDPNNTLLLTGYQSVGTPGRLIEEGMKTVRITGEDVAIRSHIVKISGYSGHKDSDGLVNFVGDMEDTVKKVFVVMGEPKSSMFLVQKLRDCLGLEAFAPERGESVVLEC; translated from the coding sequence ATGAAAAAAACAGCCAAAATAACATTTTGCGGGGGGGTAGGCACAGTAACGGGTGCTAATTTTCTTTTAGAGATTGACGGCAAGAAAATTCTAGTCGATTGCGGTCTTACTCAAGGAGACAAAATGGATGACGCCATCAATTGGGAGCCTTTTATATACGATCCGAAAGAAATAGATATTCTTTTTGTGACCCATGGGCACATCGATCACTTGGGAAGGATTCCAAAATTAATCAATGACGGATTCCATGGAAAAATTTATTCCACCGAACCGACAAAAGGACTTGCCTTGCCTATGCTTGAAGATACTGCAGGCATCTTGAGCAACTACACTGCCCTCGGTTTAGATAAAATCTACACAGCGGAAAATATAAAATCAGCTTTATCGCTTTGGCAGGGCTTTACCTATCACGAGACGATAAAAATCACAGATAATTTAGAGGTTGTTATGTTAAATGCCGGGCATATTTTAGGTTCGGCGATGATTGAGTTTCTTTATAATGGAAAGAAAATTCTTTTTACCGGAGATCTAGGCAACAGTCCTTCGCCGATCCTTCCTGATACAGAAAAAGTCACTGATGCGGATTATTTAATAATTGAAAGTGTTTATGGAGATAGGAATCACGAGTCGAGAGAAGATCGCAAAAGATTCTTGGAAGAAGCAATTGAAGATAATTATAAAAGAAAGGGTACATTAATTATTCCTACTTTTTCTCTCGAGCGTTCTCAGGAGCTTTTGTTTGAATTGGATGATTTGGTCACTAATAATCGCATTCCAATGATGCCTATTTTTTTAGATTCTCCTTTGGCTATTCGTTTGACTGAAGTTTTCAAAAAATATAAAAGTTATTTTAATGAGAATGCGCAAAAAGTGATACATCCTGGTAGACATCTTTTTGATTTTCCGGGGCTTCACGACACTTTGCAATCCAAAGAATCGCAAATGATTAGAAATGTGCCCAATCCTAAAATAGTTATCGCTGGGTCCGGAATGTCGACTGGCGGACGTATCGTGCATCATGAAAGACATTATTTGCCAGACCCAAACAATACTTTGCTTTTGACTGGGTATCAATCTGTCGGCACCCCGGGGCGTCTAATAGAGGAAGGAATGAAGACAGTGCGAATAACTGGAGAAGATGTGGCCATAAGGTCGCATATTGTAAAGATTTCTGGGTACTCAGGACACAAAGATTCGGATGGGCTTGTAAATTTTGTGGGAGATATGGAAGATACAGTCAAGAAAGTTTTTGTGGTTATGGGAGAGCCAAAATCATCGATGTTTTTAGTTCAGAAATTAAGAGATTGTTTAGGCCTTGAAGCTTTTGCTCCGGAGAGAGGGGAGAGCGTGGTTTTGGAATGTTAA
- the rplT gene encoding 50S ribosomal protein L20, with translation MTRVKKGVHALKRRRSVLKQTKGMRHGRSTKERLAKDALLHAGSYSFAHRKDKKSHNRKLWNIKINAGARELGMSYSKLIGALHKKNIMLDRKILSDFAEHHPETFAKVLAAIK, from the coding sequence ATGACCAGAGTAAAAAAAGGAGTACATGCGTTAAAAAGAAGAAGAAGTGTTTTGAAACAGACCAAAGGAATGCGCCATGGACGTTCTACCAAGGAACGCCTAGCAAAAGATGCGCTTCTGCATGCTGGAAGTTATTCTTTCGCCCACAGAAAAGATAAAAAATCTCACAATCGCAAACTCTGGAATATAAAAATCAACGCCGGCGCGAGAGAGCTCGGTATGTCTTATTCAAAATTGATCGGTGCCCTTCATAAGAAAAACATAATGCTGGATAGAAAAATCCTTTCTGACTTCGCAGAACATCACCCAGAAACTTTTGCTAAAGTTTTAGCAGCGATAAAGTAA
- a CDS encoding 50S ribosomal protein L35 has protein sequence MKTNKSYSKRLKLTKNGKIISRKPGFNHFNAKQSRGTQLAGKKGQNFVIKNKPKSHLLPFS, from the coding sequence ATGAAAACAAATAAATCATACAGCAAGAGATTAAAACTTACGAAAAACGGAAAGATAATTTCCCGCAAGCCCGGTTTTAATCATTTCAATGCAAAACAATCGCGCGGAACCCAGCTCGCCGGCAAAAAAGGGCAGAATTTTGTTATTAAAAACAAACCAAAAAGTCACTTATTACCATTTAGTTAG
- the infC gene encoding translation initiation factor IF-3 translates to MRERINNQIRAKELRVLDSENKNLGVLSIRDALELAQSKGLDLIEISPNGNPPVAKLMDFGKYQYETAKKLKKAKASSNKTETKSIQIKIGTGDHDLELKAKTASKWIKEGHRIKVELFLAGRAKYMDEKFLRERLDRVLHLITEDYKISDNYKRGPKGLTTTIEKK, encoded by the coding sequence TTGCGAGAAAGAATAAACAACCAAATACGAGCGAAAGAACTGCGGGTTTTAGACAGTGAAAATAAAAATCTCGGTGTTTTAAGTATCAGAGATGCTTTAGAGCTAGCTCAAAGCAAAGGATTGGATTTAATTGAGATATCCCCGAATGGCAATCCCCCAGTCGCCAAGCTGATGGACTTCGGCAAATACCAATATGAAACTGCCAAGAAATTAAAAAAGGCTAAGGCTAGCTCAAATAAGACGGAAACCAAGTCCATCCAAATAAAAATAGGCACAGGAGATCATGATTTAGAGCTGAAAGCAAAAACTGCTTCAAAGTGGATAAAGGAAGGCCACAGAATCAAAGTTGAGCTTTTCCTCGCAGGACGCGCGAAATATATGGATGAAAAATTTTTGAGAGAACGTTTAGATAGAGTTTTACATTTAATTACCGAAGATTATAAAATATCAGATAATTACAAAAGGGGTCCAAAAGGTTTAACAACAACAATAGAGAAAAAATAA
- a CDS encoding type II toxin-antitoxin system RelE/ParE family toxin, which yields MEIIIPENNKDGQKVSDFLKSNFTDMERVEVFERMETYEKFSILELIQKHKIEKLKGSLYELRIPIAKTKLRFFGVVCKDKLILIYVFKKKTQQIPRRELKIAKTKASLLDINNYKK from the coding sequence ATGGAAATTATTATTCCTGAAAATAATAAAGATGGTCAGAAAGTTAGCGATTTTTTGAAATCTAATTTTACTGATATGGAGCGAGTTGAGGTTTTTGAAAGAATGGAGACTTATGAAAAATTTAGTATTCTAGAACTTATACAAAAACACAAAATTGAAAAGTTGAAGGGATCTCTATATGAGCTCAGGATCCCAATAGCTAAAACTAAATTAAGATTTTTTGGTGTAGTGTGTAAAGATAAACTTATACTAATATATGTTTTTAAGAAAAAAACCCAACAGATACCAAGAAGAGAATTAAAAATAGCAAAAACAAAAGCATCTTTATTGGATATTAATAATTACAAAAAATAA
- a CDS encoding helix-turn-helix transcriptional regulator: protein MKIGDIKKEILKNKPYIDLEVKKDLAFQVARHFEEARLVKGLTQKELAKKIGTSQSNIARTENGNSLPSLSFLKRVAEAFNTYLLPPKFAFMEKQSNHIVNTNAPNSTNNVYDFPTLTPYFVGDRSNNSQLIINTI, encoded by the coding sequence ATGAAAATAGGAGATATAAAAAAAGAAATATTAAAAAATAAACCCTATATTGATCTTGAGGTTAAGAAAGATCTAGCTTTTCAAGTTGCTAGACATTTTGAAGAGGCGAGATTGGTAAAAGGTCTTACTCAAAAAGAATTGGCAAAAAAAATTGGTACAAGTCAATCAAATATAGCAAGGACGGAAAATGGGAATTCTCTACCAAGTTTATCTTTTTTAAAACGCGTAGCCGAAGCCTTCAATACCTATCTTTTGCCACCCAAATTCGCTTTTATGGAAAAACAGAGTAATCATATCGTTAATACAAATGCTCCGAATTCTACTAATAATGTATATGATTTTCCAACTCTCACTCCATACTTTGTAGGGGACAGGTCAAATAATAGTCAGTTAATAATAAACACAATATAA
- the smpB gene encoding SsrA-binding protein SmpB, protein MASYAENRKARFNYEFLEKYETGIELLGTEVKSVRGRQMSLEGAFVIIRGGEAFLINANIPPYQVKNSPKDYDPLRNRKLLLTKKEIAELAGSEKNKSLTIVPISVYNKNRKIKVEIALVKGKKKFDKRETIKKRDTDREIRRTLKN, encoded by the coding sequence ATGGCAAGCTATGCGGAAAACCGAAAAGCGCGATTCAATTATGAATTCTTGGAAAAATACGAGACTGGTATTGAGCTTTTGGGTACAGAAGTAAAATCTGTGCGTGGAAGGCAAATGTCGCTCGAAGGAGCTTTTGTTATTATTCGTGGAGGGGAAGCATTTTTAATCAATGCAAATATTCCACCATACCAAGTAAAAAACTCACCCAAAGACTATGACCCGCTTCGCAATAGAAAGCTTTTGCTCACTAAAAAAGAAATAGCGGAACTGGCAGGAAGTGAGAAAAATAAGAGTTTGACAATAGTACCAATTTCAGTGTATAATAAAAACAGAAAAATCAAAGTTGAAATTGCTTTAGTAAAAGGTAAGAAAAAATTTGATAAACGAGAAACTATAAAGAAACGCGATACTGATCGCGAGATTCGTAGAACCTTGAAAAACTAA
- the ftsH gene encoding ATP-dependent zinc metalloprotease FtsH, giving the protein MDLNFFNKKEPNNKGKKIPPKSNFGGNIAGAIVFFMLITALYLVVSGDGKTTPQVSISELANSVVAGNVKTILVEGDKLTITYQNGDVKESKKEVGAPLSQTLFDYGVTSAAIAKTDIQIKNESGFMFWLVNLLPFILPIIFILIFFWYLSRQVKGAGMQAFTFGQSKARLTNPDDKNNRVTFKDVAGCKEAKEELKEIVDFLKSPKKFLDIGARIPKGVILTGAPGTGKTLLARAVAGEANVPFFHLSGSEFVEMFVGVGASRVRDLFKMAKKAAPAIIFVDEIDAIGRTRGGGFGGGNDEREQTLNQILVEMDGFEPNDKVIVMAATNRPDVLDPALIRPGRFDRKVMLDLPDRTDREEILKIHALKKPLAEDINLKLIAERTPGFSGADLYSLMNEGAILAARENRKKVFQFDLIRAIEKVMLGPERKSHLLSKKEKEITAYHEAGHAIVASVLPHADPVHKVSIIARGNAGGYTLKLPLEERRLQSKKEFIDDIAMSLGGYVAEQMIFGDITTGPSSDLQVATNLARAMVTRWGMSDVIGPIALVDSPGRSQYGEMSAEKEFSEAVFTKVDREVSRIINDGLKTAQKVLEENKKAFTAIALKLIEVETLEQEDYEKILVAHGIMLKKKDVIETSVLSSVG; this is encoded by the coding sequence ATGGATTTGAATTTTTTCAACAAAAAGGAACCAAATAATAAAGGAAAAAAAATTCCACCCAAGAGCAATTTCGGCGGGAATATTGCCGGCGCGATAGTTTTTTTTATGCTCATTACAGCGCTTTATTTAGTGGTGTCTGGAGACGGGAAAACAACTCCCCAAGTTTCGATTTCTGAATTAGCCAATAGTGTCGTGGCAGGGAATGTCAAAACCATCTTAGTGGAAGGGGATAAGCTCACTATCACTTATCAAAATGGCGATGTTAAAGAATCTAAAAAAGAAGTCGGCGCGCCGCTTTCGCAAACACTTTTTGATTATGGGGTAACATCTGCCGCGATTGCAAAAACAGACATTCAAATAAAAAACGAGAGTGGTTTTATGTTTTGGCTGGTAAATTTGCTGCCGTTTATTTTGCCGATAATTTTTATTTTAATTTTCTTTTGGTATTTGTCTCGGCAAGTCAAGGGCGCAGGAATGCAGGCTTTTACTTTTGGACAATCCAAAGCTCGTCTCACGAATCCGGATGATAAAAACAATCGGGTCACCTTTAAAGATGTGGCTGGTTGCAAAGAGGCTAAAGAAGAATTAAAAGAAATAGTAGATTTCTTAAAAAGTCCCAAAAAGTTTTTAGATATTGGAGCCAGAATTCCCAAAGGAGTCATTTTAACCGGCGCCCCAGGGACTGGCAAGACTTTGCTCGCGCGAGCAGTGGCAGGAGAAGCGAACGTGCCATTTTTTCATCTTTCTGGAAGTGAGTTTGTGGAAATGTTTGTCGGAGTCGGAGCTTCTAGAGTGCGAGATCTTTTTAAAATGGCCAAAAAAGCGGCGCCTGCTATTATTTTCGTAGATGAAATAGACGCCATAGGCCGTACTCGCGGAGGAGGATTCGGAGGAGGGAATGACGAACGCGAACAGACCTTAAATCAAATTTTAGTAGAGATGGATGGTTTTGAGCCGAACGACAAAGTAATAGTGATGGCAGCGACTAATAGGCCAGACGTGCTAGATCCGGCACTCATTCGTCCAGGGCGTTTTGATCGAAAAGTTATGCTTGATTTGCCTGATCGTACCGATCGCGAAGAGATATTGAAAATTCATGCATTAAAAAAACCGTTAGCTGAAGATATAAATTTGAAATTGATTGCTGAACGCACTCCCGGTTTTTCCGGCGCGGATTTGTATTCACTTATGAACGAAGGCGCCATCTTGGCGGCTCGAGAAAATCGCAAGAAAGTTTTTCAATTTGATTTGATTCGCGCGATTGAAAAAGTGATGCTTGGTCCAGAGCGAAAAAGTCATTTACTTTCCAAAAAAGAAAAAGAAATTACTGCTTACCATGAAGCCGGGCATGCGATCGTGGCATCGGTGCTTCCGCATGCAGATCCGGTGCACAAAGTTTCTATTATCGCTCGCGGAAATGCCGGGGGATATACTTTAAAGTTACCGCTTGAAGAACGACGTTTGCAATCCAAAAAAGAATTTATTGATGACATCGCTATGTCCCTCGGCGGATATGTGGCTGAGCAAATGATTTTCGGAGACATCACCACCGGACCGTCGAGTGATTTGCAAGTAGCGACAAATCTAGCGCGAGCGATGGTGACGAGATGGGGGATGTCCGATGTTATCGGACCGATAGCTTTAGTGGATTCTCCCGGTAGGTCTCAATATGGTGAAATGTCTGCTGAAAAAGAATTTTCTGAAGCCGTTTTCACTAAAGTCGATAGAGAAGTTTCGAGAATCATAAATGATGGGTTAAAGACTGCGCAAAAAGTGTTGGAAGAAAACAAAAAAGCATTTACCGCCATTGCTTTAAAACTTATAGAAGTGGAAACTTTAGAACAGGAAGACTACGAGAAAATTTTGGTTGCTCATGGTATTATGTTAAAAAAGAAAGATGTTATAGAAACATCCGTCCTTAGCTCAGTTGGTTAG